A genome region from Trachemys scripta elegans isolate TJP31775 chromosome 2, CAS_Tse_1.0, whole genome shotgun sequence includes the following:
- the CX3CR1 gene encoding CX3C chemokine receptor 1: MTQEYPEVTTEFTYDEAAAVCDQVNIQAFGKVFLPALYAPVFVLGLVGNLLVVFAIVKGSRQKSITDIFLLNLAISDLLFVISLPFWAFYVMQGWTLGNIPCKIISSLYYVGFFGGMFFITIISIDRYLAIVRAAFSLKARTVSHGSLTTLGVWAVAILVSVPQFVFTQEAEEQCIPRYPDDLKEIWPIFCNVAINVLGFLIPACVMTYCYFGIIRTLLSCKNHKKKRAIKLILVVVIVFFLFWTPYNVLIFLETLRHYKLINQCHEFIDYAMHATETLAFSHCCLNPVIYAFAGEKFRKYLCHLFLKCCLFLCPCGPCHRYPASSITTSPESMLSSNQTQNTSDQDASVLL, from the coding sequence ATGACCCAGGAATACCCTGAGGTGACAACTGAATTTACCTATGATGAAGCAGCTGCAGTTTGTGATCAAGTAAACATCCAGGCATTTGGGAAAGTATTTCTACCAGCCTTATATGCCCCTGTGTTTGTTCTTGGCCTGGTGGGGAATCTCCTGGTGGTTTTTGCCATCGTGAAGGGCAGTCGACAGAAGAGCATCACAGACATTTTTCTCTTGAACTTGGCTATCTCGGACCTGCTCTTCGTGATCTCTCTTCCTTTCTGGGCTTTCTATGTGATGCAAGGATGGACGCTTGGGAACATTCCATGCAAAATCATCTCCTCACTTTATTATGTGGGTTTCTTTGGGGGCATGTTTTTCATCACCATCATAAGCATCGATAGATACCTGGCCATAGTTCGGGCAGCATTTTCTCTGAAAGCCAGAACAGTCAGCCATGGCTCTCTTACCACTCTTGGAGTGTGGGCGGTAGCTATTTTAGTCTCAGTGCCACAATTTGTGTTCACCCAGGAGGCAGAGGAACAATGCATCCCTAGGTACCCTGATGATCTTAAGGAAATCTGGCCTATTTTCTGCAATGTGGCAATTAATGTCTTAGGGTTCCTTATCCCAGCTTGTGTCATGACCTATTGCTATTTTGGGATCATCAGGACATTGCTCTCCtgcaaaaatcacaaaaaaaaaagagccatcaAACTAATTTTAGTGGTGGTGATTGTGTTTTTCCTCTTTTGGACCCCATACAATGTACTGATTTTTCTGGAAACTTTAAGACACTATAAATTGATTAACCAATGCCATGAATTTATAGACTATGCAATGCATGCGACTGAAACACTAGCATTCAGTCACTGTTGTCTCAATCCAGTGATCTATGCTTTTGCTGGGGAAAAATTCAGGAAGTACCTTTGTCACTTGTTTCTAAAGTGCTGCTTGTTCCTGTGCCCCTGTGGGCCCTGCCACCGATACCCGGCTAGCTCTATAACTACCTCTCCAGAAAGCATGCTAAGCAGCAACCAGACCCAGAATACCAGTGACCAGGACGCCTCTGTCCTTCTGTGA